A region from the Vibrio artabrorum genome encodes:
- the edd gene encoding phosphogluconate dehydratase, with translation MMNKTILAVTQAIVERSAERRQAYLARIEQQAKQGPNRSQLACGNLAHTVATCSSAEKTRILDFTTVNVGIVTAFNDMLSAHQPYETYPAKIKQVLTAKGHSAQVAGGVPAMCDGVTQGQDGMDISLYSRDLIAQATAVGLSHNTFDATLLLGICDKIAPGQIMGAMSFGHLPTMFIPSGPMSTGITNDEKVNIRQQYVAGNIDKAALQEMECNAYHSVGTCTFYGTANTNQLVFEAMGLMLPGSAFVAVNSPLREALTQLGAETIATTAANGQDYRPIAKVLDEKSIVNGLVALLASGGSTNHTIHMIAIARAAGFIITWDDFTELANAVPQLAKMYPNGPADINEFERAGGVPMLMSRLAERGLIHMDALPVYGTMHDYLTRPKLEDGQLVFTPVEESLNPEIIAAKGADFNPQGGVKVFDGNLGRGVMKTSAVAKENQVLSAPAIVFESQHEVADAYQARQLNQDCIVVVRHNGPAANGMPELHKLMPILGNVMKAGYKTALVTDGRLSGASGKVPSVIHMTPEAQKDGPLAYIQTGDMISINAETGELKAIDVDFSTRQPFHPDLSDIHMGSGRELFTIFRKVISSAETGATILD, from the coding sequence ATGATGAATAAAACAATTTTAGCCGTTACTCAAGCGATTGTTGAGCGCAGCGCAGAGCGTCGTCAAGCGTACTTAGCACGTATTGAACAGCAAGCCAAGCAAGGTCCAAACCGCAGTCAACTTGCGTGTGGCAACTTAGCTCATACCGTTGCGACTTGCTCATCAGCAGAAAAAACGCGCATTCTTGATTTTACTACGGTGAATGTGGGTATCGTCACAGCCTTTAACGACATGTTAAGTGCTCACCAACCTTATGAAACCTACCCAGCTAAAATCAAACAGGTGTTAACAGCAAAAGGTCACAGCGCTCAAGTGGCAGGTGGCGTACCGGCAATGTGCGATGGGGTAACTCAAGGCCAAGATGGTATGGATATTTCATTATATTCTAGAGATCTTATTGCTCAAGCTACTGCGGTTGGCCTAAGCCATAATACCTTTGATGCCACTTTGTTATTGGGTATTTGTGACAAGATTGCCCCTGGACAGATTATGGGTGCGATGTCGTTTGGTCACTTACCAACCATGTTCATTCCATCGGGTCCAATGTCCACGGGCATCACCAATGATGAGAAAGTGAACATTCGTCAGCAATATGTAGCCGGTAACATCGATAAAGCCGCGCTACAAGAGATGGAATGTAACGCGTATCACTCTGTTGGCACCTGTACTTTCTACGGCACTGCCAATACCAACCAACTTGTCTTTGAAGCCATGGGGCTTATGCTACCGGGCTCTGCGTTTGTTGCTGTAAACTCGCCACTCCGCGAAGCGTTAACGCAACTTGGTGCTGAAACTATTGCGACTACGGCTGCGAACGGACAAGATTACCGACCAATTGCCAAAGTATTGGATGAAAAATCCATCGTGAACGGTTTGGTGGCATTGTTGGCTTCTGGAGGTAGCACAAACCATACGATCCACATGATAGCCATTGCTCGCGCAGCCGGTTTTATTATCACATGGGATGATTTTACCGAGCTTGCAAATGCAGTACCACAATTGGCTAAAATGTACCCTAATGGTCCTGCGGATATTAATGAGTTTGAACGTGCTGGTGGCGTGCCGATGCTGATGTCTCGTTTAGCTGAACGCGGTTTAATTCACATGGACGCACTGCCGGTTTACGGCACCATGCACGATTACCTAACGCGTCCAAAACTAGAAGATGGCCAGTTAGTGTTTACTCCTGTTGAAGAGTCATTAAACCCTGAGATTATTGCTGCGAAAGGCGCAGACTTTAACCCACAGGGAGGCGTAAAAGTCTTTGATGGTAATTTAGGTCGCGGCGTTATGAAAACCAGTGCGGTTGCAAAAGAAAACCAAGTTCTTTCCGCACCTGCTATCGTGTTTGAATCTCAACATGAGGTTGCCGATGCGTATCAAGCACGTCAATTAAACCAAGATTGCATTGTGGTGGTACGTCATAACGGACCTGCCGCAAACGGTATGCCTGAGCTGCATAAACTGATGCCAATTTTGGGTAATGTGATGAAAGCGGGCTACAAAACGGCTTTGGTCACCGATGGTCGTTTATCGGGCGCATCAGGTAAAGTACCTTCGGTTATTCACATGACGCCAGAAGCGCAAAAAGATGGTCCATTGGCGTATATCCAAACGGGCGATATGATTTCTATCAATGCAGAAACCGGTGAATT
- a CDS encoding LacI family DNA-binding transcriptional regulator translates to MKKPNLTSNDIAKQLGVSQSMVSRAFSPKASISESKRAYILEGAMKLGYKPNALARSLISNRSGLIAIVLDSSLNPMYDLQARILAFEIQKKGGHAILCPISNGDLDSAIQRAFEYQVDGVIIATSRLTSNVIEQCEKYGVYLNFINRYIENFRANSIGLDNIDAGSQAADYFFKKGCSIFSFVGNEEGSMTCEERWQSFSQRAVELGLDKPIRISGSFDMESGISAVRDIMNSKNKIDAVFCANDIIGIGVLEGLKAHNLTDIKVIGVDDIPMSSWPSYQLSTIQPPTELICKSAVDDIFNRISGNTKDIGKYIRFKGTLVERAS, encoded by the coding sequence ATGAAGAAGCCGAACCTGACCTCAAATGATATCGCAAAACAATTGGGTGTTTCCCAATCTATGGTTTCTCGAGCCTTTAGTCCCAAAGCAAGCATCAGCGAGTCTAAGCGAGCTTATATATTAGAAGGCGCGATGAAACTTGGGTATAAGCCGAATGCTTTAGCACGCAGTTTGATTTCGAACCGCTCTGGGCTAATCGCCATAGTACTTGATAGTAGCTTAAACCCAATGTATGACTTGCAGGCGAGGATTTTAGCGTTCGAGATACAAAAGAAAGGCGGGCATGCTATCTTATGCCCGATCTCAAATGGAGACTTAGACTCAGCCATACAGCGAGCCTTTGAATATCAGGTTGATGGTGTCATTATCGCGACCAGTCGTTTGACAAGTAACGTTATTGAGCAATGTGAAAAGTATGGTGTATATTTAAATTTTATTAATAGGTACATTGAAAATTTTCGAGCCAACAGTATTGGTTTAGATAATATCGATGCAGGTAGTCAAGCGGCTGACTATTTTTTTAAAAAGGGGTGCTCAATTTTTTCATTTGTTGGTAATGAGGAAGGTTCAATGACTTGTGAAGAGCGATGGCAGAGCTTCTCTCAACGAGCAGTAGAGCTTGGTTTAGATAAGCCTATCCGAATATCAGGTTCATTTGACATGGAGTCAGGTATTTCTGCTGTGCGCGATATAATGAACAGTAAAAATAAGATTGATGCTGTTTTTTGTGCTAATGACATTATTGGAATTGGTGTGTTGGAAGGATTAAAAGCGCATAATTTGACCGACATTAAGGTAATCGGTGTCGATGATATTCCAATGTCATCTTGGCCTTCATACCAATTATCAACAATCCAACCTCCGACAGAGTTAATATGTAAATCAGCTGTCGATGATATATTTAATCGAATCAGTGGAAACACCAAAGATATAGGGAAATATATTCGATTTAAAGGGACTTTAGTAGAGCGAGCTTCGTAA
- a CDS encoding cytochrome c oxidase assembly protein yields the protein MSDKQSDQDKNQPKRSSKKLTGYLVLSVVAMFGFGFALVPLYDVMCEALGINGKTNTVSAVQPQGMQPDYSRTVRVEFMSHIKPDMPWQFSPEVRVLNVHPGEVVQTNYIAKNLSDASLVGQAVPSVSPGMGATYFNKMECFCFNQQPLDGHKSAEMGLIFYIEPDIPESIHTLTLSYTLFNITSQVSGEASKLEVSTSTLSTLASN from the coding sequence ATGAGTGATAAGCAAAGCGATCAAGATAAAAACCAACCCAAACGTTCATCCAAAAAGCTGACGGGCTATTTGGTGTTGAGTGTGGTTGCGATGTTTGGCTTCGGTTTCGCTTTGGTGCCACTCTACGATGTGATGTGTGAGGCCTTAGGTATTAATGGTAAAACCAATACCGTTTCAGCGGTGCAACCTCAGGGAATGCAGCCCGATTATTCTCGTACGGTTCGAGTCGAATTCATGTCGCACATCAAGCCTGATATGCCATGGCAGTTTTCACCGGAAGTTCGAGTGTTAAACGTTCACCCTGGTGAGGTGGTTCAAACCAACTACATTGCCAAAAATCTTTCTGATGCCTCATTGGTTGGTCAAGCTGTACCATCGGTTTCGCCGGGGATGGGGGCAACTTACTTCAATAAGATGGAATGCTTTTGCTTTAATCAGCAACCATTAGACGGGCACAAAAGCGCAGAAATGGGTTTGATTTTTTACATTGAGCCCGATATTCCAGAGTCGATACACACGCTTACGCTCTCTTACACGCTGTTTAACATCACGAGTCAGGTGAGTGGAGAGGCAAGTAAGCTTGAAGTGAGTACATCAACATTGAGCACACTCGCAAGTAATTAG
- a CDS encoding cytochrome c oxidase subunit 3: MSSKKEVYFVPHQSHWPLVGAVALFLVAVGAGLTVQYMGTDSAGGVFGKVVLLVGFCVLLYMLAGWFSNVITESLSGLYSEQISRSFRQGMSWFIFSEIMFFGAFFGALFYARMISVPWLGGAGNNAMTHEVLWPMFQSVWPLTTTPDGVTTQAMPWQGIPLKNTIILLLSSVTLHMAHISLEQNKRMALIVWLEITIVLAGFFLFFQVEEYLHAYQEMGLTLQSGIYGNTFFLLTGFHGLHVCLGTLFLVVLLVRVAKDHFTPKDHFAFQAGSWYWHFVDVVWLGLFVFVYVL; the protein is encoded by the coding sequence ATGAGTTCTAAAAAGGAAGTTTATTTCGTTCCACATCAAAGCCATTGGCCATTAGTCGGTGCCGTTGCGCTGTTTCTTGTCGCGGTGGGGGCAGGTTTAACTGTTCAGTACATGGGAACGGACTCTGCTGGTGGTGTGTTTGGCAAGGTGGTTCTGTTGGTTGGGTTTTGTGTGCTGCTTTACATGCTCGCAGGCTGGTTTAGTAACGTCATTACAGAGTCATTGAGCGGGCTCTATTCTGAGCAGATTTCTCGATCGTTTCGACAGGGAATGAGCTGGTTTATTTTCTCTGAAATTATGTTCTTCGGCGCTTTTTTTGGTGCACTTTTTTACGCTCGGATGATTTCAGTGCCATGGCTTGGTGGGGCAGGGAATAACGCCATGACGCACGAAGTGCTGTGGCCGATGTTTCAATCAGTGTGGCCGCTCACCACCACTCCAGATGGTGTGACAACTCAAGCCATGCCTTGGCAAGGTATCCCTCTTAAGAACACCATTATTCTGTTGCTTTCCTCTGTGACGCTGCACATGGCACATATCAGCCTTGAACAAAATAAGCGCATGGCGTTGATCGTCTGGTTAGAGATAACCATTGTTCTGGCTGGCTTCTTTTTGTTCTTCCAAGTTGAAGAGTACCTTCACGCTTATCAAGAGATGGGGCTGACACTTCAATCGGGTATCTACGGTAATACCTTCTTCTTACTGACTGGATTCCATGGTTTGCATGTCTGTTTAGGAACCCTCTTTTTGGTTGTGTTGCTGGTAAGGGTTGCGAAAGACCACTTTACTCCGAAAGACCATTTTGCATTTCAGGCGGGCAGTTGGTATTGGCACTTTGTTGATGTGGTTTGGCTAGGGTTGTTCGTCTTTGTGTATGTTCTCTAA
- a CDS encoding DUF3820 family protein: protein MLEKENLIKLARMQMPFGKYTGRVLIDLPEEYLLWFDKKGFPTGELGDLLKLCLALKIEGLDSVVKPLKRM from the coding sequence ATGCTTGAAAAAGAGAACCTCATCAAACTCGCGAGAATGCAAATGCCATTTGGCAAATACACAGGTCGTGTATTGATCGACCTTCCTGAAGAATATTTGCTGTGGTTTGATAAAAAAGGTTTTCCTACTGGGGAGTTAGGGGACTTACTCAAACTGTGTTTGGCGCTAAAAATTGAAGGTCTCGATAGTGTCGTTAAACCTTTGAAACGCATGTAA
- a CDS encoding COX15/CtaA family protein, whose protein sequence is MQNKAPNLLMLIMRLTILLTLSVIVLGAYTRLSDAGLGCPDWPGCYGKITVPSDALAVNEANRQFPERALEADKAWIEMIHRYFAGSLGMLIFVVVAWCIKKNITSMGLPLLISATVIFQALLGMWTVTLKLMPVVVMAHLMGGFTLLSLLCLLYCRLSNIQSRFGEPVYSSKLKVWALFGAVVVIGQILLGGWTSSNYAALVCTQLPICEGNWTNYLDFKRAFDFAQSGYDNYEFGVLEYPARLTIHVMHRFGAIVASVTVLMVVYQLWKLDRAPHKKLSAMIATVLFIQVSLGISNVVFQLPIFIAVLHNLMAAMLLVSLVVANVVVWQHKPSEYLVKSKV, encoded by the coding sequence ATGCAAAATAAAGCCCCCAATTTACTGATGCTCATAATGAGATTGACCATCTTGTTAACCCTTTCCGTGATTGTACTCGGTGCTTACACTCGTTTGTCGGATGCCGGCCTTGGCTGCCCTGATTGGCCAGGATGTTATGGAAAGATCACGGTACCTTCTGACGCGTTAGCAGTGAATGAAGCGAATCGACAATTCCCAGAGCGAGCTCTCGAAGCCGATAAAGCTTGGATAGAGATGATACATCGCTACTTTGCCGGCTCGTTAGGTATGCTTATTTTCGTGGTCGTTGCTTGGTGTATCAAAAAGAACATCACATCGATGGGACTGCCATTACTCATCTCTGCAACCGTGATCTTTCAGGCTCTACTTGGCATGTGGACGGTCACCCTCAAGCTAATGCCTGTCGTGGTGATGGCGCATTTAATGGGGGGCTTTACACTGTTGTCCCTTCTTTGCTTACTCTATTGCCGCCTATCAAATATTCAAAGCCGTTTTGGTGAGCCTGTTTATTCGTCAAAACTTAAAGTGTGGGCGTTGTTTGGAGCCGTCGTGGTTATCGGCCAGATCTTATTAGGTGGCTGGACTTCATCCAACTATGCTGCTCTTGTGTGTACCCAATTACCGATTTGTGAAGGGAACTGGACGAATTATCTCGATTTCAAACGCGCTTTCGACTTTGCTCAAAGTGGGTATGACAACTACGAGTTTGGTGTGCTGGAATACCCCGCGAGGTTAACCATACATGTGATGCATCGTTTTGGCGCTATTGTTGCCAGCGTAACGGTGTTGATGGTTGTTTATCAACTTTGGAAGCTAGATAGAGCGCCTCATAAAAAATTGAGCGCAATGATCGCGACGGTGCTGTTTATTCAAGTCAGTTTAGGAATAAGTAATGTCGTGTTTCAGTTACCGATATTCATTGCTGTTTTACACAATCTAATGGCCGCCATGTTGCTCGTGAGTTTGGTTGTAGCGAATGTTGTGGTGTGGCAACACAAGCCGAGTGAATACTTGGTGAAGAGTAAGGTATGA
- a CDS encoding gluconokinase yields MNQNVTSAVFIVMGVSSTGKSTVGAVLAQSIKGKFIDGDDLHPKANVMKMASGHALNDDDRAPWLERIRDAAFSIEKKNEIGVIVCSALKRKYRDQIREGNQNVVFLHLHSSKEIIAERMLNRKGHFMPTSLLDNQFATLEMPTANEPQTFEIDVNATFDEVVANAVSVANDFLG; encoded by the coding sequence ATGAATCAAAATGTAACAAGTGCCGTATTTATCGTTATGGGTGTATCAAGCACAGGAAAATCAACCGTAGGTGCAGTTCTGGCGCAAAGTATTAAAGGCAAGTTTATTGACGGTGACGATCTACATCCGAAAGCGAATGTGATGAAAATGGCGTCGGGTCATGCACTGAATGACGATGATAGAGCCCCGTGGCTTGAGCGTATTCGTGACGCAGCTTTTAGTATTGAAAAGAAAAATGAAATTGGTGTGATTGTTTGCTCGGCATTAAAGCGTAAATACCGTGACCAAATTCGTGAAGGCAACCAAAACGTGGTTTTTCTGCATTTGCACAGCTCTAAAGAGATCATTGCTGAGCGTATGCTAAATCGTAAAGGGCATTTTATGCCAACGTCGTTACTGGATAACCAATTTGCAACGTTAGAAATGCCAACCGCCAATGAGCCTCAAACGTTTGAAATTGATGTGAATGCCACTTTTGATGAGGTGGTTGCCAATGCTGTCTCTGTTGCGAACGATTTTTTAGGATAA
- a CDS encoding SURF1 family protein, which translates to MRPFIKLKAIKNSKATNTILNNNTKADDDIVITPNRSIDEQQKFRSKGFWIAVVLTVVSVGILIKLGAWQLDRGNEKLRYEQRLIERAQQPSQPLDVVISQWQSARLSAQAPSANPTLNGVKVNIELASTSGWVFLLDNQINQGKVGYVIYMLVECLRQGGTSPILVDLGFVEANKDRSELPQLGNITLPTNMSGRLYTRSVNPLSQELGLEKTTPTRIQNLNIAALSQYTGQEVLPFVFQPQSLDSWPYEMLWRPTAMKSDKHFGYSVQWFVMAAVLLFLMILIGYRYLTTTSKTGNKDG; encoded by the coding sequence ATTAGGCCTTTCATCAAGTTAAAAGCGATAAAAAACAGTAAAGCGACCAATACCATTTTAAATAACAACACAAAGGCAGATGACGACATAGTGATAACTCCAAACCGTTCGATTGATGAACAACAAAAGTTCCGCAGTAAAGGTTTTTGGATAGCGGTTGTTTTAACTGTGGTTTCAGTCGGCATTTTAATCAAGTTGGGAGCGTGGCAGTTAGACCGAGGTAACGAGAAATTACGTTACGAACAACGATTAATTGAAAGAGCACAGCAACCCTCTCAGCCGCTAGATGTGGTGATTTCCCAATGGCAAAGTGCACGTTTATCTGCGCAAGCGCCATCAGCGAATCCAACGCTTAACGGTGTAAAGGTCAATATAGAATTAGCAAGTACCAGTGGTTGGGTGTTCTTGTTGGATAATCAGATTAACCAAGGAAAGGTGGGGTATGTAATTTACATGCTGGTAGAGTGTCTGAGGCAAGGTGGGACGAGCCCTATATTGGTCGACCTTGGTTTTGTAGAGGCAAATAAAGATCGAAGCGAGCTTCCGCAACTCGGTAATATCACACTGCCAACCAATATGTCTGGGCGTTTGTATACACGCTCGGTTAACCCACTCAGTCAGGAACTCGGGTTAGAAAAGACGACACCGACTCGAATTCAAAACCTAAACATTGCTGCGTTATCACAGTACACCGGGCAAGAAGTGCTGCCCTTTGTCTTCCAACCTCAGAGCTTAGATTCGTGGCCTTATGAGATGTTATGGCGACCAACGGCGATGAAGTCTGACAAACACTTTGGTTATTCGGTTCAGTGGTTCGTTATGGCGGCTGTGCTGTTGTTTTTGATGATATTGATTGGCTATCGGTATCTCACCACAACATCTAAGACAGGGAATAAAGATGGGTAA
- the gntU gene encoding gluconate transporter, with translation MSDISLILTAVGSIIVLLFLVMKVRLHAVVALIIVSMGAGLFSGMSPETIAGTIQKGMGGTLGFVAVVVALGAMFGKVMEETGALDQIAHTLLNKFGKENANWALTFTGFICALPLFFDVAVVLLIGIAFAVVRRGGGSVIKIGIALLAGIATCQAFLIPAPGPILVASQLHADFGYMIFIGLLASIPAMILGGPIWGSLIAKSVHVELPEHAQLDDNEREGHSTPTFSLAIALILLPLFMIGLNTIGGRFVEPNSDLHHWLEFIGHPFTAITVACLAAFYMLGVRRGVSNERVMEICTAAIQPAGVIILVTGAGGVFKQVLIDSGVGAALGNMLAGSGLPIVVLAFILAAAVRVIQGSATVAMLTACGLILPMLEPLGLNGAQLAAVTIAIGGGSIVFSHVNDSGFWLANRFLGLSEIQTLKTWTVMETIIGTTGAIVALIVSFFL, from the coding sequence ATGTCAGATATCTCTCTCATTTTAACCGCTGTGGGTTCCATCATAGTGCTGTTATTTTTAGTGATGAAAGTGCGTTTACACGCCGTTGTTGCATTGATTATTGTGTCAATGGGTGCCGGCCTTTTTTCAGGCATGAGCCCTGAAACCATTGCAGGAACCATTCAAAAAGGGATGGGGGGCACATTAGGTTTTGTCGCTGTTGTGGTCGCGCTTGGGGCCATGTTTGGTAAGGTAATGGAAGAAACGGGTGCTCTTGATCAGATAGCGCACACCTTGCTAAATAAATTTGGTAAAGAAAATGCAAACTGGGCATTAACGTTTACCGGTTTCATTTGTGCTCTACCACTCTTCTTTGATGTTGCCGTCGTACTGCTCATTGGTATTGCTTTTGCCGTTGTTCGCCGTGGGGGTGGTAGCGTCATTAAAATTGGTATCGCACTATTAGCAGGTATCGCAACGTGTCAAGCATTCTTAATTCCAGCACCAGGACCTATTCTAGTGGCATCGCAATTACATGCTGACTTTGGTTACATGATCTTTATTGGCCTACTTGCGTCGATTCCTGCGATGATTTTAGGTGGTCCAATTTGGGGTAGCCTGATTGCAAAAAGCGTTCACGTAGAGCTACCTGAGCATGCACAATTAGACGACAACGAGCGTGAAGGTCATTCAACGCCAACTTTCAGTCTTGCGATTGCGCTTATCTTATTACCGTTATTTATGATTGGTTTAAACACTATTGGCGGTCGCTTTGTTGAACCCAACAGCGATCTACACCATTGGTTAGAATTCATCGGTCACCCATTCACAGCCATTACAGTGGCATGTCTAGCAGCGTTCTACATGCTGGGTGTGCGTCGTGGCGTATCAAATGAACGTGTTATGGAAATTTGTACCGCAGCTATCCAACCGGCGGGCGTTATCATTCTCGTAACCGGTGCTGGCGGCGTATTTAAACAAGTTCTGATTGATTCAGGTGTGGGGGCCGCGCTAGGTAACATGCTGGCAGGCTCTGGCTTACCGATTGTTGTATTAGCCTTTATTTTGGCCGCTGCAGTTCGTGTTATCCAAGGTTCTGCAACTGTTGCGATGTTAACTGCGTGTGGTTTGATCCTACCAATGCTTGAGCCACTGGGTCTCAATGGTGCTCAACTGGCGGCCGTAACCATTGCTATCGGTGGTGGTTCAATCGTATTTTCTCATGTTAACGACTCCGGCTTCTGGCTTGCAAACCGCTTCTTAGGTTTGTCTGAAATTCAAACGCTAAAAACATGGACCGTAATGGAAACCATTATTGGTACCACGGGTGCTATCGTGGCATTAATTGTCTCTTTCTTCTTATAA
- the cyoE gene encoding heme o synthase, producing the protein MVSRTSTQHSVVAQTAASKHELVSKNKATWRVYLTLTKPKVVALMLLTALVGMCLAVPSGLPLQQTVFGMIGIGMMAGSAAAFNHLIDKKIDGQMTRTSRRPLPSGELNSVRVFGFAAVIGLLGFATLVVWVNQLTAWLTFASLLGYAVIYTLYLKRATPQNIVIAGIAGAMPPLLGWTAVTNELHSNAWLLVMIIFIWTPPHFWALAIHRRDEYAKVNIPMLPVTHGIEYTKTSILLYTLLLSIVCVLPVLVGMSSWIYLSASLLLNGGFVYHAWVLKYRDEPHWAMKTFKFSIYHLMILFVALLADHYLL; encoded by the coding sequence ATGGTCAGTCGAACGTCGACACAACATAGCGTGGTGGCCCAAACTGCGGCTTCAAAACATGAGTTGGTCTCGAAAAATAAAGCAACTTGGCGGGTTTACTTAACCCTGACCAAGCCCAAAGTGGTGGCCCTGATGTTGCTAACAGCATTAGTGGGTATGTGTTTGGCTGTGCCGAGCGGATTGCCCTTACAACAAACCGTGTTTGGAATGATTGGGATAGGGATGATGGCGGGATCGGCCGCTGCATTTAACCACTTGATCGACAAAAAGATCGACGGCCAGATGACTCGAACAAGCCGACGCCCCTTGCCCTCAGGAGAGTTGAATAGTGTGCGTGTATTCGGCTTTGCTGCGGTGATCGGGTTACTTGGATTCGCCACGCTGGTGGTATGGGTCAATCAACTCACTGCTTGGCTAACCTTTGCCAGCTTATTAGGTTATGCGGTGATTTATACCCTGTACTTGAAGCGAGCGACGCCACAAAACATCGTGATAGCAGGGATAGCTGGCGCAATGCCCCCATTATTGGGCTGGACGGCGGTGACCAACGAACTGCATTCCAACGCATGGTTGTTGGTGATGATCATTTTTATTTGGACACCGCCGCACTTCTGGGCGCTGGCAATTCATCGTCGTGACGAGTATGCCAAGGTAAATATCCCGATGCTGCCGGTGACTCACGGAATCGAATATACCAAGACCTCTATTTTGCTCTATACCTTGTTGCTTAGTATTGTATGCGTATTGCCTGTGTTGGTTGGCATGAGCAGTTGGATATACTTGAGTGCTTCTTTATTGCTTAACGGTGGATTTGTTTACCACGCTTGGGTACTTAAATATCGTGATGAACCGCATTGGGCGATGAAGACCTTTAAGTTTTCGATTTATCATCTCATGATCTTGTTTGTCGCTCTGTTGGCGGATCATTACTTGCTTTGA
- a CDS encoding DUF2909 domain-containing protein — MSSSAFVLLFKMVLVALLFFIAFNLMKGLIQIASGKHNGQRLSHFLGRRVILSAVVVLLLLLALASGAITPNPRPY; from the coding sequence ATGTCGTCATCTGCCTTTGTGTTGTTATTTAAAATGGTATTGGTCGCTTTACTGTTTTTTATCGCTTTTAACTTGATGAAAGGCCTAATTCAAATCGCCTCAGGTAAGCATAATGGACAACGACTCAGTCACTTCTTGGGTCGTCGAGTCATACTGTCTGCCGTTGTGGTGTTACTGTTATTGCTCGCTTTAGCCTCTGGTGCCATCACGCCGAATCCACGACCGTATTAA
- a CDS encoding helix-turn-helix transcriptional regulator, with translation MEFSEQDREALFQTWMSHKSRMRITQMEFSKKLGMSQLDFSKVLRGQAPLTMSFVSHFCRLLHLDPKTVFPSLTENSESGPKVVYLKSVMSVDGDIQNAYIEGNQVIVEYAHTVQPHSL, from the coding sequence ATGGAGTTCTCAGAACAAGACAGAGAAGCGTTGTTTCAAACGTGGATGTCACATAAATCGCGTATGCGAATTACGCAGATGGAATTTTCCAAGAAGTTAGGCATGAGTCAGCTTGATTTCTCAAAAGTGCTAAGAGGACAGGCACCATTAACCATGTCTTTTGTTAGTCACTTTTGTCGTTTGCTGCATTTAGATCCTAAAACTGTGTTCCCTTCTCTAACAGAAAACAGCGAATCTGGCCCTAAGGTGGTGTATTTGAAAAGTGTCATGAGTGTGGATGGTGACATTCAAAATGCTTATATCGAAGGCAATCAAGTTATTGTCGAATATGCTCATACCGTTCAGCCTCACTCATTGTGA